One window of Alosa sapidissima isolate fAloSap1 chromosome 21, fAloSap1.pri, whole genome shotgun sequence genomic DNA carries:
- the usf2 gene encoding upstream stimulatory factor 2 isoform X1 — protein sequence MDMLEQSLDTPTSSHDKQETEEVVQLQEGEAVGAEEQAAVTIASVQQAAFADHNVQYQFRTESNGGQVGFIADPEDQFPVTYRVVQVTEDQLEAVGDGGTAVSVVSTAAFAGAQQAVAQAVIQNPFSNGGSPGGEAVGGETRFAYFPAATVSDGTATAVSVQATADPSQAGGQFYVMMSPQDVLQTGTPRTIAPRTHTYTTDYGENKMLQHGGNASWKMEGARAPRDERRRAQHNEVERRRRDKINNWIVTLSKIIPDCNIDSSKTGAVSISNGSKGGILSKACDYIRELRQNNQRLQESFKEVERVQLDNDLLRQQIEDLKNDNALLRAQLQQHGIEMGGEAATQ from the exons ATGGATATGCTCGAACAGAGCCTGGACACCCCTACGAG CAGTCACGACAAACAGGAAACCGAGGAGGTGGTTCAGCTGCAGGAGG GTGAGGCAGTTGGGGCAGAGGAGCAGGCTGCTGTTACCATAGCAAGTGTCCAACAGGCAGCATTTGCCGACCACAATGTCCAGTACCAGTTCCGCACAGAAAGCAACGGTGGCCAGGTGGGGTTTATCGCTGACCCTGAGGACCAGTTTCCC gtGACATACCGGGTGGTGCAGGTGACGGAGGACCAGTTGGAAGCCGTTGGGGATGGGGGAACGGCAGTTAGTGTGGTGTCCACGGCTGCCTTTGCTGGGGCTCAACAGGCAGTAgctcag gCTGTTATCCAAAACCCCTTTAGTAATGGCGGCAGTCCTGGCGGGGAGGCCGTGGGTGGAGAGACGCGCTTCGCTTATTTCCCAGCAGCCACTGTGAGTGACGGAACGGCCACAGCTGTGTCTGTGCAGGCCACCGCAGACCCCTCACAGGCAGGAG GTCAGTTCTATGTGATGATGAGTCCTCAAGATGTGTTGCAAACTGGCACGCCTCGGACTATTGCACCAcgtacacacacctacacaac AGACTACGGGGAAAACAAGATGCTGCAACACGGTGGCAATGCCAGCTG GAAGATGGAGGGAGCACGAGCACCTCGAGATGAAAGGAGGAGAGCACAACACAATGAGG TTGAAAGACGAAGAAGAGATAAGATCAACAACTGGATTGTGACTCTGTCAAAAATCATCCCAGATTGCAACATAGACAGCAGCAAAACTGGAGCGGTGAGCATCAGCAATGGG AGTAAAGGGGGAATCTTGTCTAAGGCGTGTGACTACATCCGTGAACTCAGGCAGAATAACCAGCGGCTGCAGGAAAGCTTTaaagaggtggagagagtgCAGCTGGACAACGACCTACTCAGACAACAG ATTGAAGACCTGAAGAATGACAACGCACTGCTCCGGGCCCAGTTACAACAGCACGGCATTGAAATGGGTGGAGAGGCGGCAACACAGtga
- the usf2 gene encoding upstream stimulatory factor 2 isoform X2, translating into MDMLEQSLDTPTSHDKQETEEVVQLQEGEAVGAEEQAAVTIASVQQAAFADHNVQYQFRTESNGGQVGFIADPEDQFPVTYRVVQVTEDQLEAVGDGGTAVSVVSTAAFAGAQQAVAQAVIQNPFSNGGSPGGEAVGGETRFAYFPAATVSDGTATAVSVQATADPSQAGGQFYVMMSPQDVLQTGTPRTIAPRTHTYTTDYGENKMLQHGGNASWKMEGARAPRDERRRAQHNEVERRRRDKINNWIVTLSKIIPDCNIDSSKTGAVSISNGSKGGILSKACDYIRELRQNNQRLQESFKEVERVQLDNDLLRQQIEDLKNDNALLRAQLQQHGIEMGGEAATQ; encoded by the exons ATGGATATGCTCGAACAGAGCCTGGACACCCCTACGAG TCACGACAAACAGGAAACCGAGGAGGTGGTTCAGCTGCAGGAGG GTGAGGCAGTTGGGGCAGAGGAGCAGGCTGCTGTTACCATAGCAAGTGTCCAACAGGCAGCATTTGCCGACCACAATGTCCAGTACCAGTTCCGCACAGAAAGCAACGGTGGCCAGGTGGGGTTTATCGCTGACCCTGAGGACCAGTTTCCC gtGACATACCGGGTGGTGCAGGTGACGGAGGACCAGTTGGAAGCCGTTGGGGATGGGGGAACGGCAGTTAGTGTGGTGTCCACGGCTGCCTTTGCTGGGGCTCAACAGGCAGTAgctcag gCTGTTATCCAAAACCCCTTTAGTAATGGCGGCAGTCCTGGCGGGGAGGCCGTGGGTGGAGAGACGCGCTTCGCTTATTTCCCAGCAGCCACTGTGAGTGACGGAACGGCCACAGCTGTGTCTGTGCAGGCCACCGCAGACCCCTCACAGGCAGGAG GTCAGTTCTATGTGATGATGAGTCCTCAAGATGTGTTGCAAACTGGCACGCCTCGGACTATTGCACCAcgtacacacacctacacaac AGACTACGGGGAAAACAAGATGCTGCAACACGGTGGCAATGCCAGCTG GAAGATGGAGGGAGCACGAGCACCTCGAGATGAAAGGAGGAGAGCACAACACAATGAGG TTGAAAGACGAAGAAGAGATAAGATCAACAACTGGATTGTGACTCTGTCAAAAATCATCCCAGATTGCAACATAGACAGCAGCAAAACTGGAGCGGTGAGCATCAGCAATGGG AGTAAAGGGGGAATCTTGTCTAAGGCGTGTGACTACATCCGTGAACTCAGGCAGAATAACCAGCGGCTGCAGGAAAGCTTTaaagaggtggagagagtgCAGCTGGACAACGACCTACTCAGACAACAG ATTGAAGACCTGAAGAATGACAACGCACTGCTCCGGGCCCAGTTACAACAGCACGGCATTGAAATGGGTGGAGAGGCGGCAACACAGtga
- the usf2 gene encoding upstream stimulatory factor 2 isoform X10, whose translation MDMLEQSLDTPTSHDKQETEEVVQLQEGEAVGAEEQAAVTIASVQQAAFADHNVQYQFRTESNGGQVTYRVVQVTEDQLEAVGDGGTAVSVVSTAAFAGAQQAVAQAVIQNPFSNGGSPGGEAVGGETRFAYFPAATVSDGTATAVSVQATADPSQAGGQFYVMMSPQDVLQTGTPRTIAPRTHTYTTKMEGARAPRDERRRAQHNEVERRRRDKINNWIVTLSKIIPDCNIDSSKTGAVSISNGSKGGILSKACDYIRELRQNNQRLQESFKEVERVQLDNDLLRQQIEDLKNDNALLRAQLQQHGIEMGGEAATQ comes from the exons ATGGATATGCTCGAACAGAGCCTGGACACCCCTACGAG TCACGACAAACAGGAAACCGAGGAGGTGGTTCAGCTGCAGGAGG GTGAGGCAGTTGGGGCAGAGGAGCAGGCTGCTGTTACCATAGCAAGTGTCCAACAGGCAGCATTTGCCGACCACAATGTCCAGTACCAGTTCCGCACAGAAAGCAACGGTGGCCAG gtGACATACCGGGTGGTGCAGGTGACGGAGGACCAGTTGGAAGCCGTTGGGGATGGGGGAACGGCAGTTAGTGTGGTGTCCACGGCTGCCTTTGCTGGGGCTCAACAGGCAGTAgctcag gCTGTTATCCAAAACCCCTTTAGTAATGGCGGCAGTCCTGGCGGGGAGGCCGTGGGTGGAGAGACGCGCTTCGCTTATTTCCCAGCAGCCACTGTGAGTGACGGAACGGCCACAGCTGTGTCTGTGCAGGCCACCGCAGACCCCTCACAGGCAGGAG GTCAGTTCTATGTGATGATGAGTCCTCAAGATGTGTTGCAAACTGGCACGCCTCGGACTATTGCACCAcgtacacacacctacacaac GAAGATGGAGGGAGCACGAGCACCTCGAGATGAAAGGAGGAGAGCACAACACAATGAGG TTGAAAGACGAAGAAGAGATAAGATCAACAACTGGATTGTGACTCTGTCAAAAATCATCCCAGATTGCAACATAGACAGCAGCAAAACTGGAGCGGTGAGCATCAGCAATGGG AGTAAAGGGGGAATCTTGTCTAAGGCGTGTGACTACATCCGTGAACTCAGGCAGAATAACCAGCGGCTGCAGGAAAGCTTTaaagaggtggagagagtgCAGCTGGACAACGACCTACTCAGACAACAG ATTGAAGACCTGAAGAATGACAACGCACTGCTCCGGGCCCAGTTACAACAGCACGGCATTGAAATGGGTGGAGAGGCGGCAACACAGtga
- the usf2 gene encoding upstream stimulatory factor 2 isoform X7 has product MDMLEQSLDTPTSSHDKQETEEVVQLQEGEAVGAEEQAAVTIASVQQAAFADHNVQYQFRTESNGGQVTYRVVQVTEDQLEAVGDGGTAVSVVSTAAFAGAQQAVAQAVIQNPFSNGGSPGGEAVGGETRFAYFPAATVSDGTATAVSVQATADPSQAGGQFYVMMSPQDVLQTGTPRTIAPRTHTYTTDYGENKMLQHGGNASWKMEGARAPRDERRRAQHNEVERRRRDKINNWIVTLSKIIPDCNIDSSKTGASKGGILSKACDYIRELRQNNQRLQESFKEVERVQLDNDLLRQQIEDLKNDNALLRAQLQQHGIEMGGEAATQ; this is encoded by the exons ATGGATATGCTCGAACAGAGCCTGGACACCCCTACGAG CAGTCACGACAAACAGGAAACCGAGGAGGTGGTTCAGCTGCAGGAGG GTGAGGCAGTTGGGGCAGAGGAGCAGGCTGCTGTTACCATAGCAAGTGTCCAACAGGCAGCATTTGCCGACCACAATGTCCAGTACCAGTTCCGCACAGAAAGCAACGGTGGCCAG gtGACATACCGGGTGGTGCAGGTGACGGAGGACCAGTTGGAAGCCGTTGGGGATGGGGGAACGGCAGTTAGTGTGGTGTCCACGGCTGCCTTTGCTGGGGCTCAACAGGCAGTAgctcag gCTGTTATCCAAAACCCCTTTAGTAATGGCGGCAGTCCTGGCGGGGAGGCCGTGGGTGGAGAGACGCGCTTCGCTTATTTCCCAGCAGCCACTGTGAGTGACGGAACGGCCACAGCTGTGTCTGTGCAGGCCACCGCAGACCCCTCACAGGCAGGAG GTCAGTTCTATGTGATGATGAGTCCTCAAGATGTGTTGCAAACTGGCACGCCTCGGACTATTGCACCAcgtacacacacctacacaac AGACTACGGGGAAAACAAGATGCTGCAACACGGTGGCAATGCCAGCTG GAAGATGGAGGGAGCACGAGCACCTCGAGATGAAAGGAGGAGAGCACAACACAATGAGG TTGAAAGACGAAGAAGAGATAAGATCAACAACTGGATTGTGACTCTGTCAAAAATCATCCCAGATTGCAACATAGACAGCAGCAAAACTGGAGCG AGTAAAGGGGGAATCTTGTCTAAGGCGTGTGACTACATCCGTGAACTCAGGCAGAATAACCAGCGGCTGCAGGAAAGCTTTaaagaggtggagagagtgCAGCTGGACAACGACCTACTCAGACAACAG ATTGAAGACCTGAAGAATGACAACGCACTGCTCCGGGCCCAGTTACAACAGCACGGCATTGAAATGGGTGGAGAGGCGGCAACACAGtga
- the usf2 gene encoding upstream stimulatory factor 2 isoform X6, whose product MDMLEQSLDTPTSSHDKQETEEVVQLQEGEAVGAEEQAAVTIASVQQAAFADHNVQYQFRTESNGGQVGFIADPEDQFPVTYRVVQVTEDQLEAVGDGGTAVSVVSTAAFAGAQQAVAQAVIQNPFSNGGSPGGEAVGGETRFAYFPAATVSDGTATAVSVQATADPSQAGGQFYVMMSPQDVLQTGTPRTIAPRTHTYTTKMEGARAPRDERRRAQHNEVERRRRDKINNWIVTLSKIIPDCNIDSSKTGAVSISNGSKGGILSKACDYIRELRQNNQRLQESFKEVERVQLDNDLLRQQIEDLKNDNALLRAQLQQHGIEMGGEAATQ is encoded by the exons ATGGATATGCTCGAACAGAGCCTGGACACCCCTACGAG CAGTCACGACAAACAGGAAACCGAGGAGGTGGTTCAGCTGCAGGAGG GTGAGGCAGTTGGGGCAGAGGAGCAGGCTGCTGTTACCATAGCAAGTGTCCAACAGGCAGCATTTGCCGACCACAATGTCCAGTACCAGTTCCGCACAGAAAGCAACGGTGGCCAGGTGGGGTTTATCGCTGACCCTGAGGACCAGTTTCCC gtGACATACCGGGTGGTGCAGGTGACGGAGGACCAGTTGGAAGCCGTTGGGGATGGGGGAACGGCAGTTAGTGTGGTGTCCACGGCTGCCTTTGCTGGGGCTCAACAGGCAGTAgctcag gCTGTTATCCAAAACCCCTTTAGTAATGGCGGCAGTCCTGGCGGGGAGGCCGTGGGTGGAGAGACGCGCTTCGCTTATTTCCCAGCAGCCACTGTGAGTGACGGAACGGCCACAGCTGTGTCTGTGCAGGCCACCGCAGACCCCTCACAGGCAGGAG GTCAGTTCTATGTGATGATGAGTCCTCAAGATGTGTTGCAAACTGGCACGCCTCGGACTATTGCACCAcgtacacacacctacacaac GAAGATGGAGGGAGCACGAGCACCTCGAGATGAAAGGAGGAGAGCACAACACAATGAGG TTGAAAGACGAAGAAGAGATAAGATCAACAACTGGATTGTGACTCTGTCAAAAATCATCCCAGATTGCAACATAGACAGCAGCAAAACTGGAGCGGTGAGCATCAGCAATGGG AGTAAAGGGGGAATCTTGTCTAAGGCGTGTGACTACATCCGTGAACTCAGGCAGAATAACCAGCGGCTGCAGGAAAGCTTTaaagaggtggagagagtgCAGCTGGACAACGACCTACTCAGACAACAG ATTGAAGACCTGAAGAATGACAACGCACTGCTCCGGGCCCAGTTACAACAGCACGGCATTGAAATGGGTGGAGAGGCGGCAACACAGtga
- the usf2 gene encoding upstream stimulatory factor 2 isoform X11, producing the protein MDMLEQSLDTPTSHDKQETEEVVQLQEGEAVGAEEQAAVTIASVQQAAFADHNVQYQFRTESNGGQVTYRVVQVTEDQLEAVGDGGTAVSVVSTAAFAGAQQAVAQAVIQNPFSNGGSPGGEAVGGETRFAYFPAATVSDGTATAVSVQATADPSQAGGQFYVMMSPQDVLQTGTPRTIAPRTHTYTTKMEGARAPRDERRRAQHNEVERRRRDKINNWIVTLSKIIPDCNIDSSKTGASKGGILSKACDYIRELRQNNQRLQESFKEVERVQLDNDLLRQQIEDLKNDNALLRAQLQQHGIEMGGEAATQ; encoded by the exons ATGGATATGCTCGAACAGAGCCTGGACACCCCTACGAG TCACGACAAACAGGAAACCGAGGAGGTGGTTCAGCTGCAGGAGG GTGAGGCAGTTGGGGCAGAGGAGCAGGCTGCTGTTACCATAGCAAGTGTCCAACAGGCAGCATTTGCCGACCACAATGTCCAGTACCAGTTCCGCACAGAAAGCAACGGTGGCCAG gtGACATACCGGGTGGTGCAGGTGACGGAGGACCAGTTGGAAGCCGTTGGGGATGGGGGAACGGCAGTTAGTGTGGTGTCCACGGCTGCCTTTGCTGGGGCTCAACAGGCAGTAgctcag gCTGTTATCCAAAACCCCTTTAGTAATGGCGGCAGTCCTGGCGGGGAGGCCGTGGGTGGAGAGACGCGCTTCGCTTATTTCCCAGCAGCCACTGTGAGTGACGGAACGGCCACAGCTGTGTCTGTGCAGGCCACCGCAGACCCCTCACAGGCAGGAG GTCAGTTCTATGTGATGATGAGTCCTCAAGATGTGTTGCAAACTGGCACGCCTCGGACTATTGCACCAcgtacacacacctacacaac GAAGATGGAGGGAGCACGAGCACCTCGAGATGAAAGGAGGAGAGCACAACACAATGAGG TTGAAAGACGAAGAAGAGATAAGATCAACAACTGGATTGTGACTCTGTCAAAAATCATCCCAGATTGCAACATAGACAGCAGCAAAACTGGAGCG AGTAAAGGGGGAATCTTGTCTAAGGCGTGTGACTACATCCGTGAACTCAGGCAGAATAACCAGCGGCTGCAGGAAAGCTTTaaagaggtggagagagtgCAGCTGGACAACGACCTACTCAGACAACAG ATTGAAGACCTGAAGAATGACAACGCACTGCTCCGGGCCCAGTTACAACAGCACGGCATTGAAATGGGTGGAGAGGCGGCAACACAGtga
- the usf2 gene encoding upstream stimulatory factor 2 isoform X8: MDMLEQSLDTPTSHDKQETEEVVQLQEGEAVGAEEQAAVTIASVQQAAFADHNVQYQFRTESNGGQVTYRVVQVTEDQLEAVGDGGTAVSVVSTAAFAGAQQAVAQAVIQNPFSNGGSPGGEAVGGETRFAYFPAATVSDGTATAVSVQATADPSQAGGQFYVMMSPQDVLQTGTPRTIAPRTHTYTTDYGENKMLQHGGNASWKMEGARAPRDERRRAQHNEVERRRRDKINNWIVTLSKIIPDCNIDSSKTGASKGGILSKACDYIRELRQNNQRLQESFKEVERVQLDNDLLRQQIEDLKNDNALLRAQLQQHGIEMGGEAATQ, encoded by the exons ATGGATATGCTCGAACAGAGCCTGGACACCCCTACGAG TCACGACAAACAGGAAACCGAGGAGGTGGTTCAGCTGCAGGAGG GTGAGGCAGTTGGGGCAGAGGAGCAGGCTGCTGTTACCATAGCAAGTGTCCAACAGGCAGCATTTGCCGACCACAATGTCCAGTACCAGTTCCGCACAGAAAGCAACGGTGGCCAG gtGACATACCGGGTGGTGCAGGTGACGGAGGACCAGTTGGAAGCCGTTGGGGATGGGGGAACGGCAGTTAGTGTGGTGTCCACGGCTGCCTTTGCTGGGGCTCAACAGGCAGTAgctcag gCTGTTATCCAAAACCCCTTTAGTAATGGCGGCAGTCCTGGCGGGGAGGCCGTGGGTGGAGAGACGCGCTTCGCTTATTTCCCAGCAGCCACTGTGAGTGACGGAACGGCCACAGCTGTGTCTGTGCAGGCCACCGCAGACCCCTCACAGGCAGGAG GTCAGTTCTATGTGATGATGAGTCCTCAAGATGTGTTGCAAACTGGCACGCCTCGGACTATTGCACCAcgtacacacacctacacaac AGACTACGGGGAAAACAAGATGCTGCAACACGGTGGCAATGCCAGCTG GAAGATGGAGGGAGCACGAGCACCTCGAGATGAAAGGAGGAGAGCACAACACAATGAGG TTGAAAGACGAAGAAGAGATAAGATCAACAACTGGATTGTGACTCTGTCAAAAATCATCCCAGATTGCAACATAGACAGCAGCAAAACTGGAGCG AGTAAAGGGGGAATCTTGTCTAAGGCGTGTGACTACATCCGTGAACTCAGGCAGAATAACCAGCGGCTGCAGGAAAGCTTTaaagaggtggagagagtgCAGCTGGACAACGACCTACTCAGACAACAG ATTGAAGACCTGAAGAATGACAACGCACTGCTCCGGGCCCAGTTACAACAGCACGGCATTGAAATGGGTGGAGAGGCGGCAACACAGtga
- the usf2 gene encoding upstream stimulatory factor 2 isoform X9: MDMLEQSLDTPTSSHDKQETEEVVQLQEGEAVGAEEQAAVTIASVQQAAFADHNVQYQFRTESNGGQVGFIADPEDQFPVTYRVVQVTEDQLEAVGDGGTAVSVVSTAAFAGAQQAVAQAVIQNPFSNGGSPGGEAVGGETRFAYFPAATVSDGTATAVSVQATADPSQAGGQFYVMMSPQDVLQTGTPRTIAPRTHTYTTKMEGARAPRDERRRAQHNEVERRRRDKINNWIVTLSKIIPDCNIDSSKTGASKGGILSKACDYIRELRQNNQRLQESFKEVERVQLDNDLLRQQIEDLKNDNALLRAQLQQHGIEMGGEAATQ; encoded by the exons ATGGATATGCTCGAACAGAGCCTGGACACCCCTACGAG CAGTCACGACAAACAGGAAACCGAGGAGGTGGTTCAGCTGCAGGAGG GTGAGGCAGTTGGGGCAGAGGAGCAGGCTGCTGTTACCATAGCAAGTGTCCAACAGGCAGCATTTGCCGACCACAATGTCCAGTACCAGTTCCGCACAGAAAGCAACGGTGGCCAGGTGGGGTTTATCGCTGACCCTGAGGACCAGTTTCCC gtGACATACCGGGTGGTGCAGGTGACGGAGGACCAGTTGGAAGCCGTTGGGGATGGGGGAACGGCAGTTAGTGTGGTGTCCACGGCTGCCTTTGCTGGGGCTCAACAGGCAGTAgctcag gCTGTTATCCAAAACCCCTTTAGTAATGGCGGCAGTCCTGGCGGGGAGGCCGTGGGTGGAGAGACGCGCTTCGCTTATTTCCCAGCAGCCACTGTGAGTGACGGAACGGCCACAGCTGTGTCTGTGCAGGCCACCGCAGACCCCTCACAGGCAGGAG GTCAGTTCTATGTGATGATGAGTCCTCAAGATGTGTTGCAAACTGGCACGCCTCGGACTATTGCACCAcgtacacacacctacacaac GAAGATGGAGGGAGCACGAGCACCTCGAGATGAAAGGAGGAGAGCACAACACAATGAGG TTGAAAGACGAAGAAGAGATAAGATCAACAACTGGATTGTGACTCTGTCAAAAATCATCCCAGATTGCAACATAGACAGCAGCAAAACTGGAGCG AGTAAAGGGGGAATCTTGTCTAAGGCGTGTGACTACATCCGTGAACTCAGGCAGAATAACCAGCGGCTGCAGGAAAGCTTTaaagaggtggagagagtgCAGCTGGACAACGACCTACTCAGACAACAG ATTGAAGACCTGAAGAATGACAACGCACTGCTCCGGGCCCAGTTACAACAGCACGGCATTGAAATGGGTGGAGAGGCGGCAACACAGtga
- the usf2 gene encoding upstream stimulatory factor 2 isoform X4, translating to MDMLEQSLDTPTSSHDKQETEEVVQLQEGEAVGAEEQAAVTIASVQQAAFADHNVQYQFRTESNGGQVTYRVVQVTEDQLEAVGDGGTAVSVVSTAAFAGAQQAVAQAVIQNPFSNGGSPGGEAVGGETRFAYFPAATVSDGTATAVSVQATADPSQAGGQFYVMMSPQDVLQTGTPRTIAPRTHTYTTDYGENKMLQHGGNASWKMEGARAPRDERRRAQHNEVERRRRDKINNWIVTLSKIIPDCNIDSSKTGAVSISNGSKGGILSKACDYIRELRQNNQRLQESFKEVERVQLDNDLLRQQIEDLKNDNALLRAQLQQHGIEMGGEAATQ from the exons ATGGATATGCTCGAACAGAGCCTGGACACCCCTACGAG CAGTCACGACAAACAGGAAACCGAGGAGGTGGTTCAGCTGCAGGAGG GTGAGGCAGTTGGGGCAGAGGAGCAGGCTGCTGTTACCATAGCAAGTGTCCAACAGGCAGCATTTGCCGACCACAATGTCCAGTACCAGTTCCGCACAGAAAGCAACGGTGGCCAG gtGACATACCGGGTGGTGCAGGTGACGGAGGACCAGTTGGAAGCCGTTGGGGATGGGGGAACGGCAGTTAGTGTGGTGTCCACGGCTGCCTTTGCTGGGGCTCAACAGGCAGTAgctcag gCTGTTATCCAAAACCCCTTTAGTAATGGCGGCAGTCCTGGCGGGGAGGCCGTGGGTGGAGAGACGCGCTTCGCTTATTTCCCAGCAGCCACTGTGAGTGACGGAACGGCCACAGCTGTGTCTGTGCAGGCCACCGCAGACCCCTCACAGGCAGGAG GTCAGTTCTATGTGATGATGAGTCCTCAAGATGTGTTGCAAACTGGCACGCCTCGGACTATTGCACCAcgtacacacacctacacaac AGACTACGGGGAAAACAAGATGCTGCAACACGGTGGCAATGCCAGCTG GAAGATGGAGGGAGCACGAGCACCTCGAGATGAAAGGAGGAGAGCACAACACAATGAGG TTGAAAGACGAAGAAGAGATAAGATCAACAACTGGATTGTGACTCTGTCAAAAATCATCCCAGATTGCAACATAGACAGCAGCAAAACTGGAGCGGTGAGCATCAGCAATGGG AGTAAAGGGGGAATCTTGTCTAAGGCGTGTGACTACATCCGTGAACTCAGGCAGAATAACCAGCGGCTGCAGGAAAGCTTTaaagaggtggagagagtgCAGCTGGACAACGACCTACTCAGACAACAG ATTGAAGACCTGAAGAATGACAACGCACTGCTCCGGGCCCAGTTACAACAGCACGGCATTGAAATGGGTGGAGAGGCGGCAACACAGtga
- the usf2 gene encoding upstream stimulatory factor 2 isoform X5, which yields MDMLEQSLDTPTSHDKQETEEVVQLQEGEAVGAEEQAAVTIASVQQAAFADHNVQYQFRTESNGGQVTYRVVQVTEDQLEAVGDGGTAVSVVSTAAFAGAQQAVAQAVIQNPFSNGGSPGGEAVGGETRFAYFPAATVSDGTATAVSVQATADPSQAGGQFYVMMSPQDVLQTGTPRTIAPRTHTYTTDYGENKMLQHGGNASWKMEGARAPRDERRRAQHNEVERRRRDKINNWIVTLSKIIPDCNIDSSKTGAVSISNGSKGGILSKACDYIRELRQNNQRLQESFKEVERVQLDNDLLRQQIEDLKNDNALLRAQLQQHGIEMGGEAATQ from the exons ATGGATATGCTCGAACAGAGCCTGGACACCCCTACGAG TCACGACAAACAGGAAACCGAGGAGGTGGTTCAGCTGCAGGAGG GTGAGGCAGTTGGGGCAGAGGAGCAGGCTGCTGTTACCATAGCAAGTGTCCAACAGGCAGCATTTGCCGACCACAATGTCCAGTACCAGTTCCGCACAGAAAGCAACGGTGGCCAG gtGACATACCGGGTGGTGCAGGTGACGGAGGACCAGTTGGAAGCCGTTGGGGATGGGGGAACGGCAGTTAGTGTGGTGTCCACGGCTGCCTTTGCTGGGGCTCAACAGGCAGTAgctcag gCTGTTATCCAAAACCCCTTTAGTAATGGCGGCAGTCCTGGCGGGGAGGCCGTGGGTGGAGAGACGCGCTTCGCTTATTTCCCAGCAGCCACTGTGAGTGACGGAACGGCCACAGCTGTGTCTGTGCAGGCCACCGCAGACCCCTCACAGGCAGGAG GTCAGTTCTATGTGATGATGAGTCCTCAAGATGTGTTGCAAACTGGCACGCCTCGGACTATTGCACCAcgtacacacacctacacaac AGACTACGGGGAAAACAAGATGCTGCAACACGGTGGCAATGCCAGCTG GAAGATGGAGGGAGCACGAGCACCTCGAGATGAAAGGAGGAGAGCACAACACAATGAGG TTGAAAGACGAAGAAGAGATAAGATCAACAACTGGATTGTGACTCTGTCAAAAATCATCCCAGATTGCAACATAGACAGCAGCAAAACTGGAGCGGTGAGCATCAGCAATGGG AGTAAAGGGGGAATCTTGTCTAAGGCGTGTGACTACATCCGTGAACTCAGGCAGAATAACCAGCGGCTGCAGGAAAGCTTTaaagaggtggagagagtgCAGCTGGACAACGACCTACTCAGACAACAG ATTGAAGACCTGAAGAATGACAACGCACTGCTCCGGGCCCAGTTACAACAGCACGGCATTGAAATGGGTGGAGAGGCGGCAACACAGtga